The Henckelia pumila isolate YLH828 chromosome 2, ASM3356847v2, whole genome shotgun sequence genome includes a window with the following:
- the LOC140884920 gene encoding uncharacterized protein: MISITTCPSLTSFTTNKTMTHHKISSTSRIRAMRVEKSLEELYNVRVERNVSKDRLVELGVSRWSVWKTGKCRIPWDWHVDQLVYVEEGEVRVVPQGSQRYMQFLAGDLVRYPKWFEAYLHFNDFYQERYSFRAYGDD, encoded by the coding sequence ATGATCAGCATTACGACATGTCCATCCCTTACCTCCTTCACCACAAACAAAACCATGACACATCATAAAATTTCAAGTACCAGTCGCATACGAGCTATGAGGGTGGAGAAGTCACTGGAGGAGCTCTACAATGTGAGAGTGGAAAGGAATGTGTCAAAAGATCGGTTAGTGGAACTTGGAGTTTCAAGGTGGTCCGTGTGGAAGACAGGAAAATGCAGGATTCCGTGGGACTGGCACGTCGATCAGCTGGTTTATGTCGAGGAAGGAGAAGTGAGGGTCGTGCCTCAAGGGAGCCAGCGGTACATGCAGTTCTTGGCTGGGGACCTGGTTCGGTATCCGAAATGGTTTGAAGCATATCTTCACTTCAATGATTTTTATCAGGAGCGGTATAGCTTCAGAGCTTACGGTGATGATTAG
- the LOC140879985 gene encoding serine/threonine protein phosphatase 2A 59 kDa regulatory subunit B' gamma isoform-like, whose translation MGPTRSFSHGTNVPTNSNQVKESSFDAGPTLVNYVAACEALQSLRDIRSSERENILVKKLRMCSIVFDFTDPTTHVNEKDVKRRMLLELVDYISSVNAKFSEVSMQEMTKMFSTNLFRALPLFDHDAKLPGGVYDPEEEEPKLDPSWAHLQVVYELLLRFVVSSQTDAKLAKRYIDHSFVLRLLDLFDSEDQREREYLKTILHRVYGKFMVHRPFIRKSINNIFYNFIFEMEKHNGIAELLEILGSIINGFALPLKEEHKLFLVRALVPLHKPKCMSIYHQQLSYCIIQFLEKDCKLADTVIRGLLKYWPLTNTSKEVMFLSELEEILEATQAAEFQHCMVPLFRQIGCCLISSHFQVAERALLLWNNDHIRNLFTQNHRVILPIVLPSLEKNARNHWNQSIQSLTLNVRSVFSDVDPSHFEECLAKFKEDEIKKKETLERRESMWRALENVASSTAASGEAILLSKFQSSVGIATTASSETIVGG comes from the exons ATGGGTCCTACTCGATCTTTTAGCCATGGGACAAATGTCCCAACAAATTCTAACCAAGTCAAAGAATCGAGCTTTGATGCTGGCCCCACATTGGTGAATTATGTGGCTGCTTGTGAGGCATTGCAGAGCTTGCGAGACATTCGGAGCTCAGAAAGAGAGAATATTCTTGTAAAAAAGTTGAGGATGTGTTCTATAGTGTTTGATTTCACAGACCCCACTACACATGTGAACGAGAAAGATGTTAAGAGGCGGATGCTGCTTGAGTTGGTCGATTACATATCATCAGTGAATGCAAAGTTCAGTGAGGTTTCCATGCAGGAGATGACAAAAATGTTCTCAACCAATCTGTTTAGAGCGTTACCCTTATTCGATCATGACGCTAAACTGCCAGGTGGCGTGTATGATCCAGAAGAGGAAGAGCCGAAGTTGGATCCTTCTTGGGCACATCTCCAGGTCGTGTATGAGCTCCTATTGAGATTTGTCGTTTCGTCACAAACTGATGCTAAGCTGGCCAAAAGATACATTGACCATTCTTTTGTGCTGAGGTTGCTCGACCTGTTTGATTCAGAAGATCAAAGGGAAAGGGAATACTTGAAGACGATTCTACATCGTGTGTATGGGAAGTTTATGGTGCATAGACCTTTTATTAGGAAATCAATCAATAATAtattctataattttatttttgagatGGAGAAGCATAATGGCATTGCAGAATTGCTGGAGATATTGGGAAGCATAATTAACGGGTTTGCTTTACCTCTAAAGGAAGAGCATAAGCTTTTTCTAGTGCGTGCACTGGTTCCCCTTCATAAACCAAAGTGCATGTCTATCTACCATCAGCAGCTGTCATATTGTATTATTCAATTTCTGGAGAAAGATTGCAAGCTGGCTGATACGGTCATCCGTGGCCTTTTAAAGTACTGGCCTTTAACCAATACTTCCAAGGAAGTCATGTTTTTAAGTGAATTGGAGGAAATCCTGGAAGCAACACAAGCTGCTGAATTTCAGCACTGCATGGTCCCTTTGTTCCGTCAAATTGGCTGTTGTCTCATCAGCTCACATTTTCAG GTAGCTGAACGTGCTCTCCTTCTATGGAATAATGACCACATACGGAATCTATTTACTCAAAACCACAGAGTAATACTCCCTATTGTACTCCCTTCACTGGAGAAAAATGCACGTAATCACTGGAATCAGTCTATTCAGAGTCTAACTCTTAATGTACGAAGTGTGTTCTCTGATGTCGATCCATCACACTTTGAAGAGTGCTTGGCAAAATTCAAAGAAGACGAGATCAAGAAAAAGGAAACACTGGAGAGGCGAGAATCAATGTGGAGGGCATTAGAAAACGTGGCTTCTTCTACTGCTGCAAGTGGTGAGGCTATCCTGTTATCTAAGTTCCAGTCTTCTGTTGGCATAGCTACCACAGCTAGTTCCGAAACAATTGTGGGTGGTTGA
- the LOC140879986 gene encoding uncharacterized protein — translation MPRFSATGSSFMRHLTVPRLRSKALNSWTAVQETFYATKAIFENHKIVFTVSTSIASVATAWAGYSLRHFHESRVDQRLESIEKAMKNNHLTQDPDFKKLVSGTMSLPACVATAGTTLIIGYGLGWRSGTWYANRKFRKEQLKLLGQINPKRWPLKFLRRPFIRPKLPENAAKISEAAPKDASVSTRNHQSFS, via the exons ATGCCGCGTTTTAGTGCAACGGGTTCATCGTTTATGCGCCACCTTACGGTTCCTCGATTGAGAAGTAAGGCTTTGAATTCATGGACTGCTGTTCAGGAAACTTTTTATGCGACCAAG GCAATATTTGAGAACCATAAAATTGTGTTTACTGTTTCCACTTCTATTGCTTCGGTTGCTACGGCGTGGGCAG GGTATAGTTTACGCCATTTTCATGAGTCAAGAGTTGACCAAAGGCTTGAATCAATTGAGAAAGCT ATGAAAAATAATCATCTGACGCAAGACCCTGATTTCAAGAAGCTCGTTTCCGGAACCATGAGTCTTCCAGCTTGTGTTGCCACCGCCGGAACAACTTTAATCATTGG GTATGGTTTGGGCTGGCGTAGCGGAACATGGTACGCCAACCGAAAGTTCAGAAAGGAACAGCTGAAATTACTGGGACAAATAAACCCTAAAAGATGGCCTCTCAAATTTTTGCGAAGACCATTCATACGTCCCAAATTGCCAGAAAATGCTGCTAAGATTTCAGAAGCTGCGCCCAAGGATGCATCTGTTTCTACGAGAAATCATCAATCTTTTTCTTGA
- the LOC140885199 gene encoding histone acetyltransferase HAC1-like, with amino-acid sequence MKMSWQAQYSGNITGQIPNQACNPLSGPPQQNGSVLPSQTQNPSIPHNALNRNPDIVKARKYMQAKICEILMNRRRQPPELSSKKMVDIVKRLEEGLFRSALSKEDYLNMETLESRLLALIKRPPMNEDNQQFSRGGSSLPSIMIPTPGLPQTSNSTPTSASVDSSAVSSNGFNTIVSSTFNNRSFFPTGNGPSGSAPCGSSNSYDGPLAGVYQQPNAFSIDSGGINMVSSVGVQKIRSQMIPTPGFSNPNNDGLNDKAINHGPVNVESSNNVSMFPTVETSIASQSSRQKPQVGGQNSRSRNIGAHMGSEIRSTFDQMSNGLSNGPISGEMGITENNIPLINGVGNSEHYLTGTAYGNSAQPLHGHFDQRHHHHPIMQGDGYEINAADALGSGNFYVPTTSVGSMTNNESLNTTSSQSMPNINSHLMTNRPSIHFTQQLKKVKTESVEELDKMSYLSNYPVKENIVQCLQHQQPCNQFHGQQVVRLQKQQNEDQLLLKTNNFSLSHLSSNIVPEYKSGPKKEHLNDGLHLQVSEPSEFSDIHNKFQQKSMENHSRATPLTQSSNQMQQLSHPSHFVANSQNDFKDISSGVRHNEALCGQWYSNSQDGSCALGRFKHDQTVREEFGHGVCAIDEDQRNTTCSKESVIGQLDASGSAEPPTVDKALCRSNYISRELQFKNQQRWLLFLLHARRCSAPLGKCQESNCIKAQKLLAHLDCCNVIKCQFPRCDVTKDLLNHRRDCQNASCPVCIPVKKFQLVQRKAVACSDLRSGLLCTVNGSNKTCDTAEIAGRSVLKTSSVIAENSEDLEPSCKRIKTERTSPFSEGVRSPPLVTDVRIELPLQDAEQCDDSHIPISEGSDVRVETHGSVLQSHHKTMEMRNDNLADTSAQDVIQMDKEMDQSKPEKMLISCDTASKPGKPKINGVSLTELFTPEQVRHHIKGLRQWVGQSKAKAEKNQALGHSMNENSCQLCAVEKLNFEPPTIYCTPCGARIKRNAMYYTFGAGDTRHYFCIPCYNEARGDTIVVDRTSIPKARVEKKKNDDETEEGWVQCDKCEAWQHQICALFNGKRNDGGQAEYTCPNCYILEVERGERIPLPQSAVLGAKDLPKTILSDHLEQRLFSRLKHERQERASRQGKAYDEVPGAEALVVRVVSSVDKKVEVKPRFSEIFREQNYPTEFPYKSKVILLFQNIEGVEVCLFGMYVQEYGSECQQPNHRRVYLAYLDSVKYFRPDIRAVTGEALRTFVYHEILIGYLDYCKKRGFTSCYIWACPPMKGEDYILYCHPEIQKTPKSDKLREWYLSMLKKAERENIVVGLTNLYDHFVVCTGESKAKVTAARLPYFDGDYWPGSAEDIIYQLQQEHDGIKQDRKGFLKKTITKRALKASGQTDLSSNASKDLLLLHKLGGTISPMKEDFIMVHLQHACTHCGILMVSGTRWVCKQCKKFQLCEMCYDAEEKLEDRERHPVNHKDRHALHPVQITGVPDDTKDKDDILVSEFFDTRQAFLNLCQGNHYQYDTLRRAKHSSMMILYHLHNPTAPAFLATCCVCRLDNIEAGQGWRCETCPDYEICNTCYQKEGIDHPHKLTNNPSNDRDAQNVGAMKSRVKQLRKMLDLLEHASKCHSPNCQYPSCRGVKRLFLHATTCKTRAVGGCVPCRRMWRILRIHSQTCKESECHVPRCRDLRVHMSRMQQQSESRRRAAVTEMMRQRAAEVARSS; translated from the exons ATGAAGATGAGTTGGCAAGCTCAATATTCTGGGAATATCACTGGACAAATACCAAATCAAGCTTGTAATCCATTGTCTGGGCCACCGCAGCAAAATGGAAGTGTTTTGCCTAGCCAGACACAAAATCCTAGCATCCCCCACAATGCCTTAAATAGGAATCCTGATATTGTGAAAGCACGCAAATATATGCAGGCAAAGAT ATGTGAAATTCTCATGAATCGGAGACGGCAACCTCCGGAGCTTTCCAGTAAAAAAATGGTTGATATAGTGAAACGTTTAGAAGAGGGTCTATTCAGGAGTGCTTTGTCAAAG GAGGATTATCTAAACATGGAAACTTTAGAAAGCCGTTTGCTTGCTTTGATTAAACGCCCGCCTATGAACGAGGACAACCAGCAGTTTTCGCGCGGTGGTTCCTCCCTTCCCAGTATAATGATTCCAACTCCTGGATTGCCACAAACTAGCAATTCTACCCCGACGAGTGCTTCTGTGGATAGTTCTGCTGTCTCGAGCAATGGTTTTAACACAATTGTATCCTCCACTTTCAACAATCGGAGCTTCTTCCCAACTGGAAATGGGCCTTCTGGAAGTGCGCCTTGTGGCTCTTCAAATTCATATGATG GACCTCTGGCTGGTGTATATCAACAACCAAATGCTTTTTCAATTGATTCTGGGGGTATCAACATGGTATCATCCGTGGGTGTACAAAAAATTAGGAGTCAAATGATACCCACTCCAGGATTTAGTAATCCTAATAATGATGGTTTAAATGATAAGGCTATTAATCATGGTCCCGTGAATGTGGAGTCATCTAATAATGTTTCCATGTTTCCTACTGTTGAAACTTCAATTGCTTCACAGTCTTCGCGACAAAAGCCGCAGGTTGGTGGTCAAAATAGTCGTTCACGTAATATTGGGGCTCATATGGGCAGTGAAATTAGATCTACCTTCGATCAGATGTCTAATGGATTGTCAAATGGACCCATAAGTGGAGAGATGGGGATTACGGAAAACAATATTCCCCTAATTAATGGTGTGGGAAACTCTGAGCATTATTTAACTGGAACAGCGTATGGCAACTCTGCCCAACCCTTGCATGGACATTTTGATcagcgtcatcatcatcatccaatAATGCAAG GAGATGGATATGAAATTAACGCAGCTGATGCTTTGGGATCTGGTAATTTTTATGTTCCTACAACTTCTGTTGGATCTATGACAAACAATGAGAGCCTGAATACTACCTCTTCACAATCCATGCCAAACATAAACTCGCATTTGATGACTAATCGGCCAAGTATTCACTTTACTCAACAATTGAAAAAAGTGAAGACTGAATCAGTAGAAGAATTGGATAAGATGAGTTATCTGTCGAATTATCCAGTGAAAGAAAATATTGTGCAATGTCTTCAACATCAACAGCCGTGCAATCAGTTTCATGGGCAGCAAGTTGTCCGACTCCAAAAGCAGCAAAATGAAGACCAGCTTTTGTTAAAGACAAATAATTTTAGTCTGTCTCACCTATCATCTAATATAGTTCCTGAATACAAGTCTGGTCCCAAAAAAGAGCATCTTAATGATGGTCTGCACTTACAGGTCTCTGAGCCATCCGAATTTTCTGATATTCACAATAAGTTCCAACAGAAGTCCATGGAAAACCACTCTCGAGCTACGCCATTAACTCAAAGTTCAAATCAGATGCAACAATTATCCCATCCATCACATTTTGTTGCTAATTCTCAAAATGATTTCAAGGATATTTCCAGTGGCGTCCGACATAATGAAGCATTATGCGGTCAATGGTATTCCAACTCTCAAGATGGATCTTGTGCATTAGGGAGATTCAAACACGATCAAACTGTTAGAGAGGAGTTTGGTCACGGAGTATGTGCGATAGATGAAGATCAGCGAAACACTACGTGTTCCAAAGAATCAGTAATTGGTCAACTTGATGCCTCTGGATCAGCCGAACCTCCAACTGTTGACAAAGCTTTATGTAGATCTAATTACATTAGTCGTGAACTGCAATTTAAGAACCAACAGAGATGGCTCTTGTTTTTGCTGCATGCTAGGAGATGTTCTGCACCATTGGGGAAATGCCAAGAATCTAACTGCATAAAAGCACAAAAGCTGTTGGCTCATTTGGATTGTTGCAATGTGATTAAGTGTCAGTTTCCTCGTTGTGATGTTACCAAGGATCTACTCAATCATCGCAGAGACTGCCAAAATGCAAGTTGCCCAGTTTGTATACCTGTTAAAAAATTTCAACTAGTGCAGCGAAAGGCTGTTGCTTGTTCAGATCTCAGATCAGGGTTGCTTTGCACTGTCAATGGATCTAACAAGACTTGCGATACTGCTGAAATCGCTGGACGTTCAGTTTTGAAGACAAGCTCAGTGATAGCTGAAAATTCAGAAGATCTAGAACCTTCTTGTAAACGCATAAAAACTGAACGAACGTCTCCATTCTCGGAAGGTGTGAGGTCTCCCCCTCTGGTTACTGATGTAAGGATTGAACTTCCTCTCCAAGATGCTGAACAGTGTGATGATTCTCATATCCCAATATCAGAAGGTTCTGATGTAAGAGTGGAGACCCATGGGAGTGTTCTGCAATCTCATCATAAGACAATGGAAATGAGAAATGATAACTTAGCCGATACCAGTGCGCAGGACGTCATTCAGATGGATAAAGAAATGGATCAATCTAAACCAGAAAAGATGTTAATATCTTGTGATACAGCATCCAAGCCTGGGAAGCCAAAAATAAATGGTGTCTCGTTAACTGAACTGTTCACTCCTGAACAAGTCCGGCATCACATTAAAGGACTTAGACAGTGGGTCGGCCAG AGCAAAGCAAAAGCAGAAAAGAATCAAGCATTGGGGCATTCGATGAATGAAAATTCTTGCCAGTTGTGTGCGGTTGAGAAGCTTAACTTTGAACCACCTACGATATACTGTACGCCTTGTGGGGCTCGAATTAAAAGAAATGCAATGTATTATACCTTTGGAGCGGGTGACACTCGTCATTACTTCTGTATTCCATGCTATAATGAGGCTCGTGGAGACACCATTGTAGTTGATAGAACTTCCATTCCAAAGGCAAGGGTGGAGAAGAAGAAAAATGATGACGAAACTGAAGAAGGG TGGGTTCAATGTGACAAGTGTGAAGCTTGGCAACATCAAATATGTGCATTATTTAATGGTAAAAGAAATGATGGTGGACAAGCTGAGTACACCTGCCCTAACTGTTATATATTAGAAGTTGAAAGAGGAGAGCGAATTCCTTTGCCGCAGAGTGCTGTTCTTGGAGCAAAAGATTTGCCAAAAACAATTTTGAGCGATCACTTAGAGCAGCGATTATTTAGTCGCCTTAAGCATGAAAGGCAGGAGAGAGCATCACGTCAAGGCAAAGCTTATGATGAG GTACCAGGAGCAGAAGCACTTGTTGTAAGAGTTGTGTCATCAGTGGACAAAAAAGTGGAAGTTAAGCCGCGGTTTTCTGAAATTTTTCGAGAGCAAAATTATCCAACAGAATTTCCTTATAAATCTAAG GTAATACTTTTATTTCAAAACATTGAAGGTGTTGAAGTATGCCTATTCGGCATGTATGTTCAAGAATATGGATCAGAATGTCAGCAGCCAAATCATCGCCGAGTCTACCTCGCATATCTAGATTCTGTCAAGTATTTCAGGCCAGATATCAGAGCAGTGACAGGAGAGGCACTTCGTACATTTGTGTACCACGAAATTTTG ATTGGATACCTAGACTATTGCAAAAAGCGTGGCTTCACAAGCTGCTATATATGGGCTTGCCCTCCAATGAAGGGTGAAGACTACATTTTGTATTGCCACCCAGAAATACAGAAGACACCAAAATCTGATAAACTCCGGGAATG GTACTTGTCCATGTTAAAGAAAGCTGAAAGGGAAAATATTGTAGTTGGGCTTACGAATCTGTATGACCATTTCGTTGTTTGCACTGGGGAATCTAAAGCAAAGGTGACTGCAGCCCGGTTGCCATATTTCGATGGAGATTATTGGCCTGGTTCGGCAGAGGACATCATATATCAACTGCAACAAGAACATGATGGGATAAAACAAGACAGGAAAGGTTTTTTGAAAAAGACCATTACTAAAAGAGCTTTGAAGGCATCTGGCCAAACTGATCTTTCCAGCAATGCATCAAAAGATTTACTATTGCTGCATAAG CTTGGTGGGACGATATCTCCAATGAAAGAGGACTTTATTATGGTTCATTTGCAGCACGCATGCACTCACTGCGGCATTCTAATGGTCTCTGGAACTCGTTGGGTTTGCAAACAGTGCAAAAAATTCCAGCTGTGTGAGAT GTGCTATGATGCAGAAGAAAAACTTGAGGACAGAGAGAGACATCCTGTAAACCACAAGGACAGGCACGCCCTTCATCCT GTTCAAATTACTGGAGTTCCTGATGATACCAAAGACAAAGATGATATTCTAGTGAGTGAATTCTTTGATACCAGACAGGCATTTCTGAACCTGTGTCAAGGAAACCATTATCAATATGACACCCTTCGCCGGGCTAAACATTCTTCAATGATGATTCTTTACCATCTTCATAATCCCACTGCCCCAGCTTTTCTAGCAACATGCTGTGTATGTCGCCTTGATAATATAGAAGCTGGTCAAGGTTGGCGTTGTGAAACGTGCCCAGATTACGAGATATGTAATACTTGTTATCAAAAAGAAGGCATCGATCATCCCCATAAGTTAACAAATAATCCTTCCAATGATCGAGATGCGCAAAATGTAGGAGCTATGAAATCACGAGTTAAACAG CTAAGGAAAATGCTTGATCTCCTGGAGCATGCTTCCAAGTGCCACTCTCCGAATTGCCAGTACCCTAGTTGTCGTGGGGTGAAACGCCTTTTCCTCCATGCTACGACGTGCAAAACACGTGCTGTTGGAGGTTGTGTTCCTTGTAGGAGAATGTGGCGTATCCTTCGAATTCATTCTCAAACCTGCAAAGAATCCGAATGCCATGTGCCACGGTGCAG GGACTTGAGAGTACATATGAGCCGGATGCAACAGCAGTCTGAGTCCCGACGAAGAGCTGCTGTGACGGAAATGATGAGGCAACGTGCGGCAGAGGTTGCTCGCAGTTCTTGA
- the LOC140878286 gene encoding uncharacterized protein, with product MSHVSTDGNPSPPVKVVEYLESSMSNELLCKFPDNSAFDFDYSQSSIWSPLVPRTFGNGRGGSLELSRKLQYDENDFTGLLRNSKKFAANIKKKFTSVVSDNICMYQRMKMSKRKSFGFSPVPSSGRLKASSPTPRKKWAKAMKAASKHFKKNKKKDPIHLHLQDVSNYLPDCNL from the exons ATGTCTCACGTTTCTACCGATGGGAATCCATCGCCACCCGTAAAAGTAGTGGAGTACTTGGAATCATCCATGTCCAACGAGCTTCTCTGCAAGTTTCCCGACAACTCTGCCTTCGACTTCGATTACTCCCAGAGTTCTATTTGGTCCCCTTTGGTTCCTCGGACCTTTGGCAATGGCCGGGGCGGGAGCCTAGAACTTTCAAGAAAGCTACAGTATGATGAAAATGATTTCACGGGGTTGCTAAGAAATTCCAAGAAATTTGCAGCCAATATCAAGAAAAAGTTCaccagtgttgtctctgataaCATTTGCATGTACCAAAGAATGAAGATGAGTAAGAGGAAGTCATTTGGTTTTTCTCCGGTTCCGTCTTCCGGTCGCCTTAAGGCCTCTTCCCCGACACCAAGAAAG AAATGGGCTAAAGCAATGAAAGCTGCTTCGAAACATTTCAAGAAGAACAAAAAGAAAGATCCAATCCATCTTCATTTGCAAGATGTCTCCAATTACCTGCCAGACTGCAACTTGTGA
- the LOC140883681 gene encoding anthocyanidin 3-O-glucosyltransferase 2-like, which yields MEESAELIFIPWPVMGHVQIVEFANLIIHRQNTISSGKRKLSVTVLLMKLPEYVDTVSGSFLDNLTNDGSPRVKFFHLPPTEAAPEWSSRTRGYFINNLVLSQRSNVADFIRSSDAVSVVVDMLCTSMIDVAEELKLPSYVFFTSPASFLGAMLHFQVLHDEENRDVSGLKNSGADLQIPSLKNPFPAEALPLVLVEKELWLERFLHYARDYRRAKGIIINTFADLESFALDSFLQDSAYGRAIVPPIYPVGPILNRTPSTDSRSSEIIQWLDGQPPRSVVLVCFGSQGSLHADQVKELAHGLERSGHRFLWALRRQSPDDKRAVFPSEYISHAEVLPDGFLDRTSGIGKVVGWVPQLDVLSHESMGGFVSHCGWNSVLESVWCGVPIATWPLHAEQQMNAFQVARDLGLGAEIALNYHERCEDHGEMVKGLEVERGIRELMDGESKARKRIKNMSEKSRLCVMEGGSSYIQLARLITNFLGTS from the exons aTGGAGGAGTCTGCCGAATTGATTTTCATCCCATGGCCGGTGATGGGTCACGTTCAGATCGTCGAATTCGCCAATCTCATCATCCATCGCCAAAACACGATTTCTTCCG GCAAAAGGAAACTCTCCGTGACAGTACTGCTCATGAAGCTGCCGGAATATGTCGACACCGTGAGCGGCTCCTTCCTAGACAATCTCACCAATGATGGCTCTCCACGTGTCAAATTCTTCCACCTCCCGCCGACGGAGGCGGCGCCGGAATGGAGCTCCAGAACGCGTGGATACTTCATCAACAACCTCGTCCTCAGCCAGAGATCCAACGTCGCTGACTTCATCCGCAGCTCCGACGCCGTCTCTGTGGTCGTCGACATGCTATGCACGTCGATGATTGATGTAGCGGAGGAGTTGAAGCTCCCGAGCTACGTGTTCTTCACTTCTCCGGCGAGTTTCCTGGGTGCCATGCTTCACTTTCAGGTCCTCCATGATGAGGAGAATCGAGACGTGTCCGGATTGAAGAACTCGGGAGCTGATTTGCAGATCCCGAGCTTAAAGAACCCATTTCCTGCGGAAGCGCTTCCTCTTGTGTTGGTGGAGAAGGAGTTGTGGCTGGAGAGGTTCCTTCACTATGCTCGTGATTATAGGAGAGCGAAGGGAATAATCATCAACACCTTTGCAGATCTCGAATCCTTTGCCCTTGACTCGTTTCTGCAAGATTCAGCTTACGGTCGAGCCATTGTCCCGCCGATATACCCCGTGGGGCCGATTCTAAATCGAACGCCGTCTACAGATTCCCGGTCGTCGGAGATCATCCAATGGTTGGACGGGCAGCCGCCGAGGTCTGTGGTGTTGGTGTGCTTCGGCAGCCAGGGGAGTCTTCACGCAGATCAAGTGAAAGAACTAGCCCACGGCCTGGAACGCAGCGGGCACCGTTTCTTGTGGGCACTGCGCCGCCAATCTCCCGACGACAAACGGGCAGTCTTCCCCAGCGAATACATCAGCCACGCAGAAGTACTCCCGGATGGATTCCTGGACCGAACATCTGGGATCGGAAAAGTGGTGGGGTGGGTGCCGCAGCTGGACGTGCTCTCGCACGAGTCGATGGGCGGGTTCGTGTCACATTGCGGATGGAACTCGGTGCTGGAAAGCGTATGGTGCGGGGTGCCGATAGCAACATGGCCGCTGCACGcggagcagcagatgaatgcgTTCCAAGTGGCGCGGGATTTGGGATTGGGAGCGGAGATTGCTTTGAACTATCACGAGAGGTGCGAGGATCATGGGGAGATGGTGAAAGGGTTGGAAGTGGAAAGGGGAATCAGGGAGCTGATGGATGGTGAGAGCAAAGCCAGGAAGAGAATCAAGAACATGAGTGAAAAGAGTAGGCTTTGTGTGATGGAAGGCGGGTCTTCCTACATTCAATTGGCCCGACTTATTACCAATTTTCTTGGAACTAGTTGA
- the LOC140885319 gene encoding choline-phosphate cytidylyltransferase 2-like — protein sequence MGESGAAISNSVEPPSSSDRPVRVYADGIYDLFHFGHARALEQAKLAFPNTYLMVGCCNDETTHKYKGKTVMTESERYESLRHCKWVDEVIPDAPWVINQEFLDKHRIDYVAHDALPYADTSGAGKDVYEFVKAVGRFKETKRTDGISTSDIIMRIVKDYNQYVLRNLDRGYTRKELNVSYVREKGLRVNMRLKKLQEKVKEHQEKVGEKIQTVAKTAGIHRNIWVENADRWVAGFLEMFEEGCHKMGTAIRDRIQELSQQGQGLLLNGQRSSDDDDEDDDDENEFYYDEDEDEYYYYDDDDVEYYDSDEKK from the exons ATGGGCGAGAGCGGCGCTGCTATCAGCAATTCCGTGGAACCTCCATCCTCTTCCGACCGCCCCGTTCGTGTGTACGCCGATGGGATCTACGATCTTTTCCATTTCGGCCACGCTCGAGCTCTCGAGCAGGCCAAACTTGC CTTCCCAAATACGTACTTGATGGTTGGATGTTGCAACGATGAGACTACTCACAAGTACAAGGGAAAGACTGTAATGACCGAATCTGAGCGCTATGAATCACTTCGCCATTGCAA ATGGGTTGATGAGGTTATCCCCGATGCTCCATGGGTAATAAACCAGGAGTTTCTTGACAAGCACCGAATCGACTATGTGGCACACGACGCTCTTCC TTATGCGGATACCAGCGGAGCTGGAAAGGATGTTTATGAATTT GTCAAAGCTGTGGGAAGATTTAAAGAGACTAAAAGGACAGATGGAATTTCAACATCAGACATCATTATGAGAATAGTCAAAGACTATAATCAATATGTGTTGCGGAATTTGGATCGTGGATACACAAGAAAGGAGCTCAATGTTAGCTATGTTAGG GAAAAGGGATTAAGGGTGAACATGAGACTGAAGAAGTTACAAGAAAAAGTCAAAGAACACCAAGAAAAAGTGGGTgagaag ATACAAACTGTTGCAAAGACAGCTGGCATACATCGCAATATTTGGGTTGAAAACGCAGATCGTTGGGTTGCTGGATTTCTCGAAATGTTCGAGGAAGGCTGCCATAAAATG GGAACGGCCATTAGGGACCGGATTCAAGAATTAAGCCAACAGGGACAGGGATTGCTACTAAACGGGCAAAGAAGTAGCGATGATGATGACGAGGACGATGATGATGAGAATGAGTTCTATTACGATGAGGACGAGGATgagtattattattatgatgatgatgatgtagaATACTACGACAGTGATGAGAAGAAATGA